In Methanosarcina siciliae T4/M, one genomic interval encodes:
- a CDS encoding CcmD family protein, with product MEPFILAFAISWILIVAYFLSLIRKYAGLNKRLM from the coding sequence ATGGAACCTTTTATTCTGGCATTTGCAATCAGCTGGATACTCATAGTTGCCTACTTTCTTTCATTAATCAGGAAGTATGCGGGACTCAACAAAAGGTTAATGTAA
- a CDS encoding V-type ATP synthase subunit C gives MRLLERLWGKKPSRKSDKKKKGTSNYAYAVTRVRAMKSKLLPKETYPRLLNMGIDEITRFIQESEYKNDIDELAMKYSGGDLAEHALNRNLALTYDKLLRITSGELNYLITAYLMRYDVWNVKTLLRGKIYNASVEDILESLISAGEFTYTFLSELAAKATYQEIIDALKDTDYYPLLQEFDGNNLAYIENELDKMYYSSLFAAIGRPRSKDRKLFARFVKLEVDVKNLGTLFRLKKAGVEKSDEIMPLMIEGGLELKTEKLASLPYEQFIEDLRKTDYWDAISAVADPETTSLTIVESRLIRYYLESATTYSHVSPISIVPIMDFIIHKNNEVDNLRIIFRGKEAGLDDTLIKDQLVVI, from the coding sequence ATGCGGCTTTTGGAGAGACTCTGGGGGAAAAAACCCTCACGAAAATCCGATAAGAAGAAAAAAGGCACTTCTAACTATGCTTATGCCGTAACCCGTGTCCGTGCGATGAAGAGTAAGCTGCTTCCAAAAGAAACATACCCGCGGCTTCTCAATATGGGGATTGATGAAATTACCCGCTTTATCCAAGAGTCTGAGTACAAAAACGACATTGATGAACTGGCAATGAAATACAGCGGCGGCGATCTGGCCGAACATGCATTAAACAGGAATCTTGCGCTCACCTATGACAAGTTGCTCAGGATCACCTCAGGAGAATTGAATTACCTGATCACTGCATATCTTATGAGGTATGATGTCTGGAACGTAAAAACACTTCTCCGCGGTAAAATTTACAATGCATCCGTTGAGGACATCCTGGAGTCTCTGATATCTGCCGGAGAGTTTACCTATACCTTCCTGTCAGAACTTGCAGCCAAGGCCACATATCAGGAAATCATTGATGCCCTGAAAGATACCGATTATTATCCCCTACTGCAGGAATTTGACGGAAATAATCTGGCATATATTGAAAACGAGCTTGACAAGATGTACTATTCAAGCCTGTTTGCCGCAATCGGAAGACCAAGATCCAAGGACCGTAAGCTCTTTGCTAGGTTCGTCAAACTCGAAGTCGATGTCAAGAACCTGGGTACCCTCTTCAGGCTGAAAAAAGCAGGAGTTGAAAAGTCTGATGAAATCATGCCTCTTATGATTGAAGGTGGCCTGGAGCTGAAAACCGAGAAACTGGCATCTCTTCCTTATGAACAGTTCATCGAGGATCTTCGGAAAACCGACTACTGGGATGCAATTTCAGCTGTCGCGGATCCGGAAACGACTTCTCTGACTATCGTTGAAAGCAGGCTCATAAGGTACTATCTTGAATCTGCAACCACTTATTCGCATGTATCTCCGATCTCAATTGTACCTATCATGGACTTTATTATCCATAAAAATAATGAGGTCGACAACCTCCGGATTATTTTCAGAGGTAAAGAGGCCGGCCTCGATGATACACTAATTAAAGACCAGTTGGTGGTTATCTAA
- a CDS encoding MBL fold metallo-hydrolase, which produces MEQFSFIACMPDKPGALHRAAEIITRYEGNINRIQYDRRIDRNTVFFEVTAALQAYQKILGELERIGYLQTSLQPVAFLKFNVYLPNCSGALFDFLNHTSSSGANITFLDFDDRGQHPERLVVSLNNEDASLIDALLNRLKSKYRLEIVEYDTTGEKLDDTVFYLRLAQKLRNYVGNAEDAFLMKFLHDINHIAQELSNLRKDPVEVFENILKVGETLSRTSGEGFYADVQRVRIKDDIELFCFQLPCGGNIYLFDTPDERVMIDTGYGIYQPDVVNMLQHYGLGDLSLLKRIYITHADADHCGAAGYFSAPSYLNGETLKITRETSRAYGSSNQGCILEEVYTKMINLFSRFTPPSNVILFPEISVQAGEGEKRGAFPLIARFRVGNLEFEALQGLGGHMHGEIFYLCPEEGLVFPQDAVINFRSLSQERTEYNTLADYLMTSVNVDSTLAREERNTLMSLILELENELSKKSKKCLICCGHGSLSVLENGKLVEHPGSERYLARKSRKRKA; this is translated from the coding sequence ATGGAACAATTCTCTTTTATCGCCTGCATGCCAGATAAGCCCGGAGCCCTGCACAGAGCAGCCGAGATTATCACGCGGTATGAAGGAAACATTAACCGGATCCAGTATGACCGGAGAATCGACAGGAACACCGTTTTTTTCGAGGTGACGGCAGCTTTGCAGGCATATCAGAAAATCCTTGGGGAGCTGGAAAGAATAGGATACCTCCAGACCTCCCTGCAGCCTGTGGCTTTTCTGAAATTCAATGTCTATCTCCCAAACTGCTCGGGAGCATTATTTGATTTCCTGAACCATACTTCTTCTTCCGGGGCAAATATCACATTTCTTGATTTCGATGACCGGGGGCAGCACCCTGAAAGGCTTGTTGTGAGCCTGAATAATGAAGATGCCAGCCTTATAGATGCACTCCTGAACAGGCTCAAATCAAAATACAGGCTTGAGATCGTTGAGTATGACACGACAGGAGAAAAGCTCGACGATACGGTTTTTTACCTCAGGCTTGCCCAGAAACTGAGGAACTATGTCGGAAACGCAGAAGATGCTTTTTTAATGAAATTCCTGCACGACATTAACCACATAGCCCAGGAGCTCTCAAACCTGAGGAAAGATCCCGTTGAGGTCTTTGAAAACATCCTCAAGGTCGGAGAAACTCTCAGCCGGACTTCAGGGGAAGGCTTTTATGCCGATGTGCAGAGGGTCAGGATAAAGGACGACATTGAACTTTTCTGCTTCCAGTTGCCCTGCGGAGGGAATATATATCTTTTTGATACTCCCGACGAAAGGGTAATGATTGATACGGGCTACGGGATATATCAACCTGATGTCGTGAATATGCTCCAGCACTACGGGCTTGGGGACCTGAGCCTCCTAAAAAGAATCTATATTACCCATGCAGATGCAGACCACTGCGGGGCAGCAGGCTATTTTTCCGCCCCTTCTTACCTGAATGGGGAAACCCTGAAAATCACGCGGGAAACCAGCAGGGCCTATGGGTCCAGCAATCAGGGTTGCATTCTGGAAGAGGTTTATACAAAAATGATTAACCTCTTTTCAAGGTTCACTCCTCCTTCAAATGTGATCCTTTTTCCGGAGATCTCAGTGCAGGCCGGAGAAGGCGAGAAAAGGGGAGCTTTTCCGCTTATTGCCCGTTTCAGGGTAGGAAACCTTGAGTTTGAAGCCCTTCAGGGTCTGGGAGGGCACATGCATGGAGAAATCTTCTACCTGTGCCCCGAAGAAGGGCTTGTCTTTCCCCAGGACGCGGTGATTAACTTCAGGAGCCTGAGCCAGGAGAGAACGGAGTACAATACCCTTGCTGATTATCTCATGACATCGGTAAATGTAGACAGCACCCTTGCAAGAGAAGAACGAAACACCCTTATGTCCCTGATACTTGAACTTGAAAACGAGCTTTCAAAAAAAAGTAAGAAATGCCTCATCTGTTGCGGACACGGTTCATTGTCCGTACTTGAAAATGGGAAACTTGTCGAGCATCCCGGCTCAGAGAGATATCTTGCAAGAAAATCCCGTAAGAGAAAAGCATAA
- a CDS encoding geranylfarnesyl diphosphate synthase produces MPVKVYGVILMNIEEWEEYRYVEAGIEDSIARIGDSSLKKMVEHVCHSGGKRIRPIILLLASEICSGSYSRSLDAALAVEMMHSASLIHDDLLDQGLLRRNLPSAPEKFGHSRALLCGDYLIAKSIAFISPYGKKVIRDFGKAGMDMAEGEVLDLRLDDDKFGESDYFKCIYKKTASLFAISASIGAYTGGADEVLAERFNFFGNSLGTAYQIVDDILEFLEVVEGKESKFTSETLPHIYMRNMSKEEALEKSIVSVKQHVSAAKETLETFRACSARDKLFQITDYITVDMLENI; encoded by the coding sequence ATGCCCGTCAAAGTATACGGAGTAATATTGATGAATATTGAAGAGTGGGAAGAATACAGATATGTTGAAGCCGGGATCGAGGACTCAATTGCCCGGATAGGGGACTCCAGCTTAAAAAAAATGGTTGAACATGTCTGTCATTCCGGTGGAAAACGAATTAGACCAATTATCCTGCTTCTGGCAAGTGAGATCTGCTCAGGCTCTTATTCCCGGAGCCTTGATGCTGCCCTTGCTGTTGAAATGATGCACTCGGCTTCTTTAATTCATGATGACCTGCTTGACCAGGGACTTCTCCGAAGGAACCTGCCCTCTGCACCGGAAAAATTCGGGCATTCCAGAGCCCTGCTCTGCGGGGACTATCTCATTGCAAAATCTATTGCTTTCATATCTCCCTATGGGAAAAAGGTCATTCGGGACTTCGGAAAAGCCGGGATGGATATGGCGGAAGGAGAAGTTCTTGACCTGAGACTTGATGACGATAAGTTCGGAGAAAGCGATTATTTTAAATGCATATATAAAAAAACAGCTTCCCTATTCGCAATCAGTGCATCCATCGGAGCATATACCGGAGGAGCTGATGAGGTTCTTGCGGAGCGTTTTAACTTCTTTGGAAATTCCCTGGGAACTGCATATCAGATTGTTGACGACATCCTTGAATTTTTAGAAGTTGTTGAGGGTAAAGAGTCCAAATTCACGTCTGAAACTTTGCCGCACATTTACATGAGGAACATGTCAAAGGAAGAAGCCTTAGAGAAGTCCATAGTTTCTGTAAAGCAGCACGTTAGTGCCGCAAAAGAAACCCTGGAAACATTCAGAGCATGTTCGGCGAGGGATAAGCTTTTCCAGATAACTGATTATATAACCGTAGACATGCTTGAGAATATATGA
- a CDS encoding phosphatase PAP2 family protein: MLFVSLKFDYFIFLIIAVLYYYNGREQTILFLALLVSAWALALALKPVFEVPRPEDIRFVTCTTGYSMPSGHSLMSFALATFLHPRAGKYKLLVWAFAITVSLSRIFIGVHYPSDVIVGAFIGLLVGFFWICVEKMLIKYGLFGYSLEKAR; the protein is encoded by the coding sequence ATGTTATTTGTAAGCCTTAAATTCGATTATTTTATTTTTCTGATTATTGCTGTGCTCTATTATTATAACGGAAGGGAGCAGACGATCCTTTTCCTTGCCTTACTCGTATCAGCATGGGCTCTGGCCCTGGCTCTAAAGCCTGTTTTTGAAGTCCCAAGACCTGAAGATATCCGCTTTGTGACTTGCACCACAGGTTACTCCATGCCGAGCGGGCATTCCCTAATGTCCTTTGCTCTGGCTACATTTTTACATCCGAGGGCAGGAAAGTACAAACTTTTAGTTTGGGCTTTTGCCATTACCGTAAGTTTGAGTCGGATATTTATAGGAGTCCATTACCCTTCGGATGTGATAGTTGGTGCATTTATCGGCTTACTGGTCGGATTTTTCTGGATATGTGTTGAAAAGATGCTGATTAAGTACGGGCTTTTCGGATATTCTCTGGAAAAAGCCCGGTAA
- a CDS encoding V-type ATP synthase subunit E, with amino-acid sequence MGLEIVIKDIQEGARAEVSRIKAEGDAKASEITNEAKEVQKKMLGDSLAKVEEDLQKLHQQVISSANLEVKRITLNKRKELLDKVYSQTVESIKSMPASKEEKLLKHIIDKYEASGSKIYSSKASEETVKKLSSLTYAGNIDCIGGVVLENEDGSVRLDYTYDSILKNVYERSLKQISDILYG; translated from the coding sequence ATGGGACTAGAGATCGTTATAAAAGACATCCAAGAGGGTGCGAGAGCTGAGGTTTCCCGTATAAAAGCCGAAGGCGATGCAAAGGCCTCCGAGATCACAAATGAGGCTAAAGAAGTACAGAAGAAGATGCTCGGGGACAGCCTTGCCAAGGTGGAAGAGGACCTCCAAAAGCTGCACCAGCAGGTTATATCAAGTGCAAACCTAGAAGTAAAAAGAATTACGCTGAACAAGCGTAAGGAGCTTCTAGATAAGGTTTATAGCCAGACAGTTGAGTCCATCAAGTCAATGCCAGCGTCCAAAGAAGAAAAATTACTGAAGCATATTATTGACAAATATGAAGCTAGCGGTAGTAAGATTTATTCTTCTAAGGCTTCAGAAGAGACTGTCAAGAAATTATCTTCTTTAACTTATGCTGGTAATATTGACTGTATCGGCGGCGTTGTTCTGGAAAACGAAGACGGGTCAGTCAGGTTAGATTACACATATGATTCAATCCTGAAAAACGTGTATGAGCGTTCATTGAAACAGATATCTGACATATTATACGGGTGA
- a CDS encoding GIY-YIG nuclease family protein — protein MDFSKMDFSEKGVYCLVFENRDCVIEVGKKGNFSFSEGFHIYTGSALGPGGMKRVKRHIDLSSKRDKNPRWHVDYLHLTPSFKLEWAICAATSARLECELARRLGGDSVQGFGCTDCACKSHLFYRKKNPLSEIKGVFEVFELRAIVLEC, from the coding sequence ATGGATTTTTCGAAAATGGACTTTTCCGAAAAAGGAGTTTACTGCCTTGTATTCGAGAACAGGGATTGCGTGATTGAAGTGGGAAAAAAGGGCAATTTTTCATTTTCTGAAGGTTTTCATATCTACACTGGCTCAGCGCTCGGACCCGGAGGCATGAAGCGGGTAAAAAGGCATATTGACCTTTCTTCGAAGAGGGATAAAAATCCCAGATGGCATGTCGATTATCTCCACCTGACCCCTTCATTCAAACTGGAATGGGCGATTTGTGCCGCCACTTCTGCCCGTCTTGAGTGCGAACTTGCCCGCAGGCTCGGAGGAGATTCGGTTCAGGGCTTCGGGTGCACGGACTGTGCCTGCAAATCTCATCTTTTTTACAGGAAAAAGAACCCTCTTTCGGAGATAAAAGGAGTCTTTGAGGTGTTTGAACTCCGGGCTATTGTGCTTGAGTGCTGA
- a CDS encoding ADP-ribosylglycohydrolase family protein has protein sequence MSEGNTQSTPDLENKLQGYIFGTACADALGRPVEHLTLEQIKEKYGEDGILEIPPESPWTDDTQLMLVLARGLLNGAELELPGLMDKIAEELVLWLDEPDLGAGATTRGAALNLKDGIPWSRSGINSKTCGSLMRVGILGFIFSNDPEKLIKAASISGRITHSHPTADAASVAGAYAVKLALDGMVPEDMFQPLLRVTEGISEEFTEALKGSYELAHSNLSDEEALQKIGQGWYADETFALAYFCILRYPDDYKKAVQTAVNITGDSDSVGSVAGGILGARLGIKAVPSSWVESLKEKEKLEGMIKLLLEKHFQVSGMN, from the coding sequence ATGAGTGAAGGAAACACACAATCCACTCCTGATCTTGAAAACAAACTCCAGGGCTACATTTTCGGCACAGCCTGCGCAGATGCTCTCGGCCGCCCCGTAGAACACCTGACCCTTGAGCAGATTAAGGAGAAATACGGAGAAGATGGAATCCTTGAGATTCCTCCTGAGTCCCCCTGGACCGATGATACCCAGTTGATGCTTGTGCTTGCCAGAGGGCTCTTGAATGGAGCAGAACTTGAACTTCCCGGACTTATGGATAAGATTGCAGAGGAACTTGTCCTGTGGCTGGATGAACCTGACCTTGGAGCAGGGGCGACAACCAGAGGTGCAGCTCTGAATCTCAAGGACGGGATTCCCTGGAGCAGGTCAGGAATAAACTCAAAAACATGTGGAAGCCTCATGCGGGTTGGAATCCTCGGTTTCATCTTCAGTAATGATCCTGAAAAATTGATTAAAGCAGCCTCAATTTCCGGCAGGATTACACACTCTCACCCAACCGCAGACGCTGCATCCGTTGCGGGAGCATATGCTGTAAAACTGGCTCTTGATGGGATGGTCCCTGAAGATATGTTTCAGCCTCTTCTCAGGGTAACCGAAGGAATTTCGGAGGAATTTACGGAAGCTCTCAAAGGCTCTTATGAGCTTGCTCACAGCAATTTGAGTGATGAAGAAGCTCTCCAGAAAATCGGGCAGGGCTGGTATGCGGATGAGACTTTTGCTCTTGCTTATTTCTGCATCCTGAGATATCCTGATGATTACAAAAAAGCCGTTCAAACTGCAGTGAACATAACAGGAGACTCGGATTCGGTGGGCAGTGTTGCAGGTGGAATTCTAGGGGCAAGGCTTGGAATCAAAGCAGTGCCATCTTCCTGGGTTGAATCCCTGAAGGAAAAAGAGAAACTGGAAGGAATGATTAAGCTTCTGCTTGAGAAGCATTTTCAGGTTTCCGGGATGAATTGA
- the ahaH gene encoding ATP synthase archaeal subunit H, whose protein sequence is MAKNEILSEIKKAEESAKAMVDEAIDSKNKRISDARAEAREILRQAEIDAHKAAQDSFKVGEEKILEERDKIVNDGEKNALAMSQKAQANIDKSVNYLVQEFERAVLNE, encoded by the coding sequence ATGGCTAAAAATGAAATCTTATCCGAAATAAAAAAGGCGGAAGAGAGCGCCAAAGCGATGGTTGATGAAGCCATTGATTCTAAAAACAAGCGCATCTCCGATGCTCGGGCCGAAGCCAGGGAAATCCTGCGACAGGCCGAAATCGATGCACATAAAGCTGCACAAGACTCTTTTAAAGTAGGTGAAGAAAAGATCCTGGAGGAAAGAGATAAGATCGTCAACGATGGTGAAAAAAACGCATTAGCCATGTCCCAAAAAGCTCAAGCTAATATCGACAAATCCGTCAATTACCTTGTACAGGAGTTTGAGAGGGCGGTCCTTAATGAGTAG
- a CDS encoding radical SAM protein, which translates to MRVYDSPVIKVNASTENEKMVLDAEGPLSHLAKPFLKRINNIFAEEKPISISEEEIIFSTWIPPIPGPVFSRVISAEIAAIRKKRVPDQFSIGITARCPNRCIHCGAADIKPEKELTLDEICSAVDQSLDLGAYLVSFDGGETMLRNDLVEMVARVDKTKAIATCFTSGFKLSEERSKALKTAGLYASRISLDSPFEAEHDRIRGRAGAYKDAIDGIKNADAAGILTDMFVVVSPHNIDDLEEFYSLAADLEMKEMSIYEIIAVGRWLEHEDEVISKKDVSRLQSFQKNMNIKPEGPRVTAFPYFMGPELFGCFAGRRWMHVASDGEVMPCAYTPLSFGNISEEPLETIWKRMGKHNAYKKDDAAYCMMRNPEFRKEYIHTIPKGAKIPYRLK; encoded by the coding sequence ATGCGAGTATATGATAGCCCGGTGATTAAGGTAAACGCCAGCACGGAAAATGAAAAGATGGTGCTCGATGCAGAGGGCCCTCTTTCCCACCTTGCAAAACCCTTTCTGAAACGTATAAATAACATCTTTGCGGAAGAAAAACCCATCTCGATAAGTGAAGAAGAGATTATCTTTTCTACCTGGATCCCTCCCATCCCGGGCCCTGTTTTCAGCCGGGTCATAAGTGCTGAAATTGCCGCCATAAGGAAGAAACGCGTTCCGGATCAATTTTCAATAGGAATTACCGCACGCTGTCCAAACAGGTGCATTCACTGTGGGGCAGCTGACATAAAACCTGAAAAGGAACTGACCCTGGACGAGATCTGTTCCGCTGTTGACCAGAGCCTTGACCTTGGGGCCTATCTGGTTTCCTTTGATGGCGGGGAGACAATGCTCAGAAACGACCTGGTTGAAATGGTAGCAAGGGTAGACAAGACAAAAGCAATTGCCACATGTTTTACTTCAGGCTTCAAGCTCTCCGAAGAAAGATCAAAAGCCCTTAAGACCGCAGGGCTTTACGCCTCAAGGATCAGCCTTGACAGTCCCTTCGAAGCTGAGCACGACCGCATAAGAGGCCGGGCCGGGGCATACAAAGACGCAATTGATGGGATAAAGAATGCAGATGCCGCAGGAATCCTTACCGATATGTTTGTGGTTGTTTCTCCGCATAACATCGATGACCTTGAAGAGTTTTATTCTCTTGCAGCCGATCTGGAAATGAAGGAGATGTCAATCTATGAGATCATTGCGGTAGGGCGCTGGCTTGAACACGAAGACGAGGTAATAAGCAAAAAGGACGTCTCAAGGCTTCAGAGTTTCCAAAAAAACATGAACATCAAACCAGAAGGCCCGAGAGTCACTGCTTTCCCATATTTTATGGGACCTGAACTTTTCGGATGCTTTGCCGGCAGGCGCTGGATGCATGTCGCTTCGGACGGAGAGGTAATGCCCTGTGCATATACCCCACTATCTTTCGGCAATATCTCCGAAGAGCCCCTGGAGACTATCTGGAAGCGCATGGGAAAGCATAATGCTTACAAAAAAGATGATGCAGCCTATTGCATGATGCGAAACCCTGAATTCCGTAAGGAGTACATACATACCATTCCCAAAGGAGCAAAAATCCCTTACCGGCTTAAATAA
- a CDS encoding V-type ATP synthase subunit F, translating into MELAVIGKSEFVTGFRLAGIRKVYEVIDTPTAESAVKSVLEDKSIGILVMHNDDISNLPEILSKNLNESVQPTVVALGGSGEGSTSLRDKIKQAVGVDLWK; encoded by the coding sequence ATGGAATTGGCAGTGATCGGAAAGAGCGAATTTGTCACGGGGTTCAGGCTGGCGGGGATTAGAAAAGTCTATGAAGTAATCGATACCCCGACCGCTGAGTCCGCGGTAAAATCGGTGCTTGAAGACAAAAGTATCGGGATTCTTGTAATGCATAATGATGACATTAGTAATCTGCCGGAAATATTAAGTAAAAACTTGAACGAGTCTGTCCAGCCCACAGTGGTAGCCCTCGGAGGATCTGGAGAAGGCTCAACGAGTTTAAGAGATAAAATAAAACAAGCGGTAGGTGTTGATCTGTGGAAGTAA
- a CDS encoding V-type ATP synthase subunit I: protein MSRPKEMTRAVIVGHKSILKETIDSLHDTSLFHIEDFVEDESGFKISKPFKNAEEVSKKLVKIRSIANYLGIVNKEPVVQKTDSVLRDLDSKLDELDSAIEAKIESIAQLENELKDLESQKKEIMPYLSINLDFDDYRGYESLKVFAGTIKGNLDGSQISSITKAYELYFDPQSKAIVLFVAKSGADKVYELLQGLGFRELRVPERGGVPSELLRFIEQREAEVTKKIESLKADIESLKSKYADFILASDEVLSIESQKAELPLRIATSANAFIIEGWTPTESYDKVVSAVNSATNGKAYVTSLEVEEEEEEHVPVEYNNSKIAEPMQQIMDLYSRPKYTELDPSSVILITFPLMYGLILGDIGYALILGAIALAIKKAVKSDAVKPLMDILIYCQISTFIFGIIYGEFLGFPLASMHSEHGVVPGLIPGWDTIVLFGGLGGEEFTFPIHRTHMVMTMIAVTVLIGLLHLNLGFLLGFSNIARHHGMKHAVLEKGSWIVIELGVLLAAIGYLGGTGLAYVGAVILVLGIVMLTMGEGIKGPIELPSLMGNALSYARIIAVGLSSIYIASTVNDIAFEMIWADHSKIGFVAIAAILVFILGHALNTVLSIIAPGLHALRLQYVEFFGKFYEGGGRKYNPFGYIRKYTEE, encoded by the coding sequence ATGAGTAGACCTAAAGAGATGACAAGGGCCGTTATTGTCGGGCATAAAAGCATATTAAAAGAAACCATCGATTCACTGCATGATACAAGTCTCTTTCATATTGAAGATTTTGTCGAAGACGAGTCTGGTTTTAAGATCAGCAAGCCATTCAAAAACGCAGAAGAAGTCTCGAAAAAGCTTGTGAAGATCCGTTCTATCGCCAATTATTTGGGGATTGTAAACAAAGAACCGGTAGTTCAGAAAACTGACTCTGTCCTGCGCGACCTTGATTCGAAGCTGGATGAACTGGATAGTGCAATTGAAGCGAAAATAGAATCAATTGCTCAGCTAGAAAATGAGCTGAAAGACCTGGAATCCCAGAAAAAGGAGATCATGCCTTATCTATCCATCAATCTTGACTTTGATGACTACCGTGGTTACGAAAGCCTGAAAGTTTTCGCAGGCACTATAAAAGGGAACCTGGATGGAAGTCAGATTTCAAGCATCACCAAAGCTTACGAGTTGTACTTTGACCCTCAATCGAAGGCTATTGTACTGTTTGTAGCTAAAAGCGGTGCCGACAAAGTTTACGAGTTACTTCAGGGTCTTGGATTCAGAGAACTCAGAGTTCCGGAAAGAGGTGGTGTCCCAAGCGAACTGTTAAGATTTATCGAACAGAGAGAAGCCGAAGTCACCAAAAAGATCGAGTCCTTAAAGGCTGATATTGAATCCTTGAAATCCAAGTATGCAGATTTCATCCTGGCCAGCGACGAGGTCTTGAGCATCGAGAGTCAGAAGGCAGAACTGCCTCTGAGAATAGCTACATCTGCAAATGCATTCATAATAGAAGGCTGGACCCCAACCGAAAGTTATGACAAAGTTGTCAGTGCGGTCAACAGTGCCACTAACGGCAAGGCATACGTCACAAGCCTCGAGGTAGAAGAGGAAGAAGAAGAGCATGTCCCTGTTGAGTACAACAACTCAAAAATTGCAGAGCCGATGCAGCAGATCATGGACCTGTACTCCAGGCCCAAGTATACTGAACTTGATCCATCCTCAGTGATTTTAATCACTTTCCCGCTGATGTATGGACTGATTCTCGGAGACATCGGATATGCACTGATACTGGGAGCAATTGCGCTGGCTATCAAAAAAGCAGTTAAGTCAGATGCAGTAAAGCCTCTCATGGATATTCTGATCTATTGTCAGATCTCAACATTTATATTCGGGATTATTTATGGTGAGTTCCTGGGATTCCCTCTTGCGAGTATGCATTCGGAACACGGAGTGGTTCCGGGCCTGATTCCGGGCTGGGATACTATTGTTCTGTTTGGAGGGCTCGGAGGCGAGGAATTTACATTCCCGATCCATAGAACTCACATGGTAATGACTATGATTGCAGTAACTGTCCTGATAGGACTGCTTCACCTGAATCTCGGGTTCCTGCTAGGATTTTCAAACATCGCCAGGCACCACGGAATGAAGCATGCGGTTCTTGAAAAAGGCAGTTGGATTGTTATTGAACTTGGTGTACTTCTTGCAGCCATCGGCTACCTTGGCGGCACAGGACTGGCTTATGTCGGTGCTGTAATTCTTGTTCTTGGAATTGTGATGCTCACCATGGGTGAAGGTATCAAAGGTCCGATTGAATTGCCATCTCTTATGGGTAATGCGTTGTCGTATGCCCGTATTATAGCGGTCGGTCTGTCTTCGATTTACATCGCTTCAACGGTCAATGATATTGCTTTTGAAATGATCTGGGCTGATCACTCCAAGATCGGTTTCGTAGCAATAGCTGCAATACTTGTGTTTATACTCGGACATGCTCTTAACACTGTCTTGAGTATCATCGCTCCCGGACTGCATGCACTCAGGTTGCAGTACGTAGAATTCTTCGGAAAATTCTACGAAGGCGGGGGCAGAAAATACAACCCATTCGGATACATAAGAAAATACACGGAGGAATAA
- a CDS encoding ATP synthase, whose protein sequence is MVGEEIVSGPFLDADGMKALGAALAITVTGLASAWAEKEIGTAAIGAMAENEGLFGKGLILTVIPETIVIFGLVVALLINSA, encoded by the coding sequence ATGGTAGGAGAAGAAATAGTTAGTGGACCTTTCCTGGACGCAGACGGAATGAAAGCACTCGGTGCAGCACTCGCAATCACAGTAACTGGGCTTGCATCTGCATGGGCTGAAAAAGAAATCGGTACCGCAGCAATCGGCGCTATGGCAGAAAACGAAGGGTTATTCGGTAAGGGTCTTATCCTTACTGTCATTCCTGAAACCATCGTTATCTTCGGTCTTGTCGTTGCATTGCTTATTAATTCTGCTTAA
- a CDS encoding cytochrome c maturation protein CcmE domain-containing protein has translation MNKKKKTLLAVAFIAGVFLIGLYGVDSSEGYLAVSELLSDPQGYTGKNINAVGIVEAGSLEKAPGVTSFELKDENDENLKIHVNYVGDLPSNLAEGKQVTVSGTMISESTFEANKVITGCPSKYTE, from the coding sequence ATGAATAAAAAAAAGAAAACATTGCTTGCAGTTGCTTTTATTGCTGGTGTGTTCCTTATAGGGTTATACGGAGTCGACTCTTCTGAAGGATACCTGGCAGTATCCGAGCTGCTTTCTGACCCTCAGGGCTATACCGGGAAAAATATAAATGCCGTCGGAATCGTAGAAGCAGGAAGCCTTGAAAAGGCCCCTGGCGTGACATCATTCGAACTGAAAGACGAAAATGATGAAAACCTTAAGATACATGTGAACTATGTAGGAGACCTCCCTTCCAATCTTGCCGAAGGAAAACAGGTAACCGTTAGCGGAACAATGATTTCCGAGTCTACGTTTGAGGCAAATAAGGTCATTACCGGATGCCCGTCAAAGTATACGGAGTAA